The region GACGCACACTTCATAAAGaactcctgcacacacacacacacacacacacacacgcacacacacacgattatTTGATCATTAAAAGAGCTTGAAACTACAACCAACTAATCAATTAACCTCTTACCGCTTCGTTGCCATGACAACCGTCTGATTGACATACGCCATGGATACGACCTGGGAGGAGGACGTCATCCCAACAGGACGGGccctgagacacagagacagcactctcaccttcatcatcaccatcatctacTGTTACTAGTAAATACTACTATTACTAGTAAATACTGCTGTTACTACAAACAAATCCTAAAACACCTGAGGTTGGTTATAGCTGCTGCACAGCGCCCCCTGTGGCcacacacagtcattacagCTGGGTGAGGCGACAGGAGGATCATCGTGTCTGACATGATCTACagttaaacataaacacagtaaCTCAGTATCAGTTCTCACCCTGCTGAGCGTCAGCGTCGTCTGTTTGCAGCATCTGCAGCGAACTCTCAGTTTTCCTGGTTCGACCGAGCTGCAGCTTTTACAGTACACAAAGAAAGTACTGCAGGTACGCACACCtgtacacagaaatacacacaagcacacacagtcagagtACTACAGAGTACTACTTCTGACACACTGCAGGAGTACTGACACACTGACCTCTCAGACCTGCAGCCTGCGCCTCCTCTGCTCCCCcgtcacctcctccctctctctcactcccttcCAGGATCACGGCCAGcccagtggaggtggaggggaggcGCGAGGAGCTCAGGTCCAGCCTGGTCAGGGTGTCCCGCTCCTCCTCGCTGCCCCGAGACAGACGctcctgcaggaggagcagccgGGAGGACGACCCTGAAGGAGGGAGGACGACATGGACGGTGCTCTGCTCCGGGAGGTCACAaccctgaggagagaggagaattAATATGACAGGAGGAGTTATGATCAGGAGGTAAGACCCTCCATGCAGTAGCTCTTTCTCCCATTATTCGTcactcttccctcctcctcctccttctgtcaGAGTCCCTCTGACCTCACCTGcagcctgacctctgacctcacctgTAGTGTGGCGTTGCTCTGCAGCTCCCTCCCAGCGAACAACACCCTGAGCTCCTCCGGTCGGACTCCCTGCTGACTCCCCACCACCTCCTTCAGCTTGGCtatgctctcctcctcctgcagctccacgGCCACACCTGGGCCCAGGTTGTACCGCACATACACTGAGGGGACACACAGGTGAGGGGTCAGGTGacaggtcaggggtcaggtgACTTCTAGTTATCTATACTTTAGTCTCAGTACTTTTACTGCTGATACTTTAACTACACAAATCTGAGAGTTGTTGTACTTTTACTGCAGTAAATGATCTGAGTCACACAGGTAATGTGACTGGTTCTCTCCCAGCTGAGCTCACACTGACAGAACTTCAGTAGAACCTCAGTAGAACCTCAGAATGGAACAGAACTCACCGATCATCCGTTACTTCGTCCTTCACTCTccgtgtgtgtttacagtctgcGAGCCGCGGTGCACTCTGGGTACCCTAGTCCCGCCGCGCGCTCACAAACGCTACCAACCGTTACCAACCGCTACGGAACTACAGCGCGGTCACGCAGACATGACGTCACGGAGGGGCACCGGAAGTAGAGGTCTTCATGAATTTtaataaacttgtttttttttttttctttgtgtgtgtgtgtgtgtgtgtgtttttccgtCCTGAGCCGCAGCTGAAGAACCGGAACATTCCCGGGTCCACTCGGACATTAAAGTCCCGGCAGTGGCTCCGGTTCGAGTGTCCAGATGACGGAGAGTCCGGACAGCAGTGTCCTGCAGCGGACACACAGCGGAACCGGGACCGGCCCGGCGGTGAGAGGACCCGGGTTTTATGTTGCATGTATCCGCAGCGAGGGAACATATATATAACTGTACATATGATGTTTACTGTTCATCTCCAGCGtgaatgtttattattattattattattattattattattattgttgttattatcatcaGCACGTGAGGAGTGTTTATCTGCACAATAACAACATGaatgattatgatgatggtgatgattatgatgatgatgatgagtgggACACTTCAGTCTGTCTTGTGtgttacagtcagttacaacATGTACTATTAGAGGTGGACGAAGTACTCTGATAACGTTACTgcagtaaaagtactaatacaagagtaaaaatactctgttacatGTTAAAgtgctgcatttaaaatgttgtcaCAGTAACGGTTTGTGAGTATAATCaagtatgaaaagtaaaagtactcactgttttaatgttttctattGTATCattagatcagtggttcccaacctgtgggcccACTTTTAATACCAGTTTGTGCAGTTTGACACTGCGGCCTGTGGGGGGCGCTGCAgctcaaataacatcatagatGAAGAACAGTGAGCTTTAAATCTCACTGAGTTTATTTCGTTGTTTATGTGTCACATTTGACAGgttgaagaaataaaacaagtgaaCAGAAAACATGTAGTTAAAGTAACTTGTCCTCTGGTTTTTACTCCAGTTACACCTGGATCAGGTGTTGTTTTAATCTCAGACACGTCGCTCAGATCATCAGAACAACATGAGTAGCAgtacagccaatcagaggagcaGCTGAATGACAAAGTGGGCGGTGCTAACAGCTGCACCTTTCCACTCACTGTCAGACAATCTGATAGGCTTTGAGGTGAGATGATGGTGTCTCAGTACAGTCAGGTACATGTGAGTTTACAGGGGCATTTacaggtgtgtacaggtgtTAACAGATGAGTTTACAGATGACCTTCTTTACAGATGTGTTTATAGGTGTGTATAGGAGTGTTGACAGGTGACAAGTGAGTTTACTggtgtgtacaagtgtgtttacaggtgagggtacaggtgtgtgcaggtgagtTTACGAATGTGTACAGATGAGCTTACAGGTGCGTTTACAGGTATGTACAGCTGCTTACAGGACAGTTTACAGGTGTGTACAGGtgatgttctctgtgtgtgagacagcGCTCAGGTATcagatttatttctgtattttgattGACGTCTTTATGAAGAGTTTTCTATCAACAACTTTTCAAGAAGAAAAACCTCCTCTGTCCCGCAGGTGGTGAAGGTGGAGTCAGGTGTGACGAGTGTGTCAGGTACGTCGGATCTGACACCGTCACAGATCGCTGAGCTTCACTTCCTGCGTTCGAGGGTTcgagagctggagagagagaaggcagagCTGTCGGCTGAGAACCAGAGACTGAAAAACATGCTGGTCCACGGTGAGTCCAGATCCACATCACTGTCACCTGGTCATTCTGTTTACAGGTGACCAATCAGAGACCAGTCAGGTTCAAACGTGACGTCAGAGAACAGGTTAGATTTTCTTATACATCCTGTCTTTCCTGGTTTAATTTCATGAATTTTATTGTGAATACATTTCCCAGAGATCCCTGGGCTCCTGTCCACCATGTGGCAGACGTTGGGCCAGGTCAACAGTCACCATTCCGTCTCCACGGCAACAGGCGGGAGCGACAGTTTCGCGCTTTATCACCCCCACACAGCGACCAATCAGGACGGAGACTTTAGCCCTCAGGTCCAGGTTCAGCAGCTCCAGGATGAGCTGAGTAGGGACCTGTCAGAGTGCTGGGGTCCGCTGGGCGCCGAGGACGACGAGGTCCCAGGAGGAGCAGACCTGGGCTTCGGGAGCCACATGGGGGAGGTGGCACCGCTCTGCAGCCAGACTGAcatggaggagctgaggaggggCTGCTCTGAGAGCCAGTGTACCGCCGGAGACGTAACCGGACAGGTGAGAACAACTCTGATCCAGATTACACAAGATCTAATCTGGATTACACTGGATTTGATCCAGTCTACACTGAATCCAGACCAGTTTTCACTGAATCTGATCTGGATTACACAGAATCGGATCCTGTTTAAATTGAATCTAATTTCACTGGATTTTATCTGGATTACACTGACTCTATTCTAGATAACACTGGATTTGATCCTGTTTACACTGAATCTGGTCCAATTTTCATCTGATCTGATTTGGATTACACTGGATGTGAGCCAGATTACACCGTATCTGATCCTGTTTACACTGGATCTAATCTGGATTACTCTGGATTTGATCAAGATGAATCTGAATCCAGTCCAGTTTTCATTGGATCTGATCCGGATTAAACAGAATCAGATCCTGTTTACACTGAATCTCATCTGGATTACACTGGATTTGATCAAGATTAATCTGGATCTGATCCTGTTTACACTGGATCTGCTCCAGATTGCACTGGAAGTGATCTGGATTACACTGGATTTGATCCACATTACACTAAATCGGATCCTGTTTTCATTGGATCTGATCCGGATTACACTGGATTTGATCCATATTACACTGAATCTGATCCAGTTTACACTGAATCCGGTCCAGTGGATTTGATCCAGATCAAACTACATCTGATCTGGATTACACGGGATCTTCTCGAGATTACAGTGATTTGATCCAAATTACACAGAATCGGATCCTGTTTACATTGAATCTAATCTGGATTACACTGGATTTGATCAAGATCAATCTAAATCCGGTCCAGTTTTCATTGGATCTGATCTTGATTACACTGAATCGCTTCTACATTACACTGGATTTGATCCTGTTTACACTGAATCTGGTCCAGTTTTCATCTGATCTGATGACACTGGATTTGAACCAGATTACATTAAATCGGGTCCTGTTTACGTTGGATCTTATTTGGATTACACTGCATTAGATCAAGTCTACAATGAATCCAGTAGTTTTCATTGGATCTGATCCAGATTACACAGAATCAGAtcctgtttacattcagtggaTTTGATCCAGATCAATCTGATCTGGATTACATTAGATCAGATTTTGTTTGCACTGGATCTGATCTGGATTACACTGGAATCAGATCTGGTTTTAATCAGGTTTAATATGATCTGGTTTAAAGTTTATCTGAACTGGTTTAATCAGGTGAGAGCTCGCTAACAGCTTATTGGTGTATCATTTACCTGTCCTGTCCAGGTGAGCCAGGTGGAGGTGTATCCGGGCTCTGGTGTGCTCTGTGATGTGCGGTCTTGGCAGGCAGCCAATCAGGCGCAGTCACCCACAGCAATGGCTCGGATGCTGCTACTGGGTGTGTTTGATATGGACACGCTGATGAACAGTAACCTGAGAGGTGGGCGGAGCCGCCGGCCCGCCTTCCACCCACAACGAAGCGCGCTTGACCCACACAGGATCAACGCCATCTTCAGTAGGTTCAGACATTGACGGACTGTTCCTTTAATCTGCCATCTCTTTGacagtctccctctctttctcagaCGCCATCTTGGCTCGGTTTCCTCTCGCCAAGAAGGGAGTCATCGGCTCCGGCATCAACTCCAAACTCTCTGAGATCCGTTTTCGCTCCCGCAGAGCCAATCGGGATCCCCGGTTCCTCTGATGGACAGCTGGAAAGCCCCACCTACCTCACAGAAAACAATACGATTCGTCCAATGAGAATGCTGCAGTGTGGAGCTGCTGGACCAATGAGAACTCAGCAGTCTGGACAAGCTCGACCAATGAGCTGCTGTCAGACAGTTTAATGTGAAACTCTGTTCAAGCTCAGTTTCTCCTTCATGTACAACCAGATGCTGgattctactgtgttctactgtcTCTAATATGGAGGCAGCCGGAGCAGAGGACGGACAGGACAGGGGGACAAAAGGACGAGAGGACAAGTggacaaaaggaaaagaggacaAGGGgacagaagaaaaggaggatggGAAGACAGGAGGACAAGGGGACAAGAGTAGAAGGGGACAGTAGAATAAGGGGACAAGGGGACAAAGGGACAAAAGGAAAGGGGGACAcgttgtgatgtttgtgttgatgttgtcatgtttatatttgttggtttgtgtcGTAATTTTCTCTAAATTACATCAGTGGAAATGAATAAACTATTAAGACATGTTTCCTTCTCTACCTCCTTTTTTTCTGAACACTCCCCTCTAATGTCTGATGTCACTGATTCTGTTGAATTACCCACAATGCTGTGTGTCATTAATATGATTCTGATTCCCTAgctccttgtttcctttctcctttcctcctttcatccCCTCTTGACTCATTTTCTTTCCTATCTCCTACtttccctcctcacctcctcttctcctcctcttttactttcctcccccttctctccttctcctcctcctctttttttcccaactTTCTCCCACAGTTGAGTCGGGTCTTTGAGGAGTTCTGGATCTGCTCTGGGATGTTTGGGTTCAGTCCAGACCTCCATGTTGTATGAAAGAAGAGGTCagacccctccctcctcctcccccctgccccctcctcctcccccctcatcACCCACCGCCtggtgtctttgtctctgtccttgGCAGTCTCAGCGAGTCCTCAGAGCGTCTTTCAACAGGAAAGAATAGCAGATTGTCTTCATTAAGGAGGACGCCTTGTATCAGGAAGTCCAGgctgggagggggagggaggaggggtgaggtagagagagggaggagggacggagacagagaaagagagagagaggaggtgaagcagaATGTCAAAGTGAGGAAGGTCTTTTGTGCCGGGTGTTTTCCGCCCGGCGACAGCTGATTCATATTCAAATGGAGCTTCTGAATGGACGGTTACACACTCTAcattccaacacacacacacacacacacacacacacacacacacacatactcacacagacagagagagagagaaaaacgaATGCACCTCATTTATTAAGAGGAATGAAGAGAGTGATGTCATTGTTGGAGGAGGTGTGAagctgtgagaggaggagggagagaaggagacgGGAAGGTAGAAAAAAGAGATAGagaaggaaacaggaggaaagaaaaaggaagctCTGAAACCATTAGCATGtgcaggggtcagaggtcacgccCATGAAGAGACTGAGCAGGTTTATAATGTTGAAGGCCGAGCTGAAGTCTATGAGTTTGATGTGGGCGTAGCCGTCGGTGACGAGGTGTCGTAGCATTGTTAGCTCGGGAAGCTAACAGGTCAGTGAGGGTGGAGGTCTTGGTTGAAGTaaaaggggaggaagagaaggatgaAGGAAAGATCAAACTGATTCAGTGTCAGCTGTTGTCACATCGTCTATAAATCTCAGTTCTTCAGGCTGATCTGAGATCAGTTTTTCTGGCCTCAGCTGTTTACATGACAGCGCTTTAATTCAGTGTGAACTGCCCCTTTAATTAAACCTCCGGCAGAAGAaaagctgcttcttcttcttctgttgttgttggtgcCTCAGGTTGATTTGTGGAGTCTGGATCAGACCAGATCTACTCAGAACCTGAACTGAGACCAGCAGGGACCTTTTCCCAGGACCTCCCCCATCCATCACACAGAGGCGCAGAGGAGGGAATACTCTGAGTACAAGTACCAGTACTACAGTTTAAAAGTACTCTAGGTCTGTTTAGGTAAACCTGCACCTGCAGCCaatcaacaaacagcagaggactGAGAGCGTCCAGGTGAGGACAGGTGTGTTCAGTGCAGGtacaaagtgtaaaacatgtttatcaCATTGTTCATCTCgaatattgatatattttattctttctggATTCTCATTAGAAAATCTGACGGCTTTAAactgattctgtgtgtgtgtgtgtgtgtgtgtgtgtgtgtgtgtcagtttgtccTGTAACACAACGCTGACTCACACAGTtcatctgtgacacacacaacGTTTGTTCTTCTGAAGAAACGTCTCCGTTTGTTcttttgtctgaaaacaaagatccgacacacagtcagctgatctgaacacacacacacacacacacacacacacacacacacacacacacacacacacacacacacatacacattgttcattcagcagctgtttgtttttggtatttttcgACGGTTTAGATTTGAATCAGTTTAATGTCTTCGACCTTTTTGTCCATCAGGACGCTGCTCAAGATCACTGTCATCTGCTGTGTCTgcacagatgttacagatgttacaggtgttaaAGATGTTACAGGTGTACAGATGTTACAGACGTTACAAGTGTAGAAATGTTACAGGCATTTAGGTTATACggatgttacaggtgttacagatgttacaggtgttactgatgttacaggtgttaaagatgttacaggtgttacaggtgttacagatgttacagatgttacggatgttacagatgttacaggtgttacaggtgttacacAGACCCTGAGAATAAAGCACAATAATGAACATTCAGGAGAACAcctggttttacagtttaaacaatCTGCAGAACAAATTGTTATTTCAGTGAAGTTGTTAGAGGAGTAGCAGAATGAttactgtgacctttgacccttgaccccgaccttacacacaaacactataaagaaagaaaaacggACCGACAGATGAAgagtttctctgttctcagTACAGcttgtgacctctgacccctgactGTCTGCGGCTGGTCTGAGGACATGTTAATGTGACCTTTCGCAGCCTAAAGGTCGTCTGTAGGTCACATGACTGAACAGATGTGGTTTGTTCTCACCAATCAGAGCGCAGAGTGGGCGGAGAGATCCACAGATTTCAGTCGTTCCAGAAATTTCTGAAATATCACAAACAGACCCACACAGGACTGTACAGTACTCTGTAGTACTCTGCAGTACACTGTAGTACTCTGTAGTACCATGTAATACTCTGTAGTACCAGGCAGTACTCTGTAGTACCAGGCAGTACTCTGTAGTACCAGGCAGTACTCTGTAGTACCAGGCAGTACTCTGTAGTAGTTATGGTTTAGGTGGAGTCTCtaggaaatgaatgtaagtcagtgtaaaatcctgtgtgtgtgtgtgtggtgtgtgtgtgtgtgtgtgttgtgtgtgtgtgtgtgtgtgtgtgtgtgtgtgttggacagcAGAcgttttgttctgttgttgtcaCAGAGAACAGACTCATTGTTTCTGACtgaacactgtaaaaaaaaaacctcggTGGTAACGAGTCCCTCAGTCCCGTCTTCAGCTCCGCTTCAGGATCAGTCAGGTCACATGTCGCCGTCAGGATCAGTCAGGTGACATGACCCTGTCAGGTGACTGCAGGTGTCTTCATCATGTGCTCACTGTGATTTCCTGTTTGGTccaaacagtaaaaaataaacttcatgtCAGTCTGAAACATCTGCTCCAGACCCACAGAGGTTTAACTCACTGAGGGAGAGCAGGGACATGCTGCGCCCTGAGTCTTGGCTTCAGGTACAaacctccaccaatcagagagcaggaggTGGTCTGTGTGCTGCCTGACAGACGAGGCACAGGGGGAAGTGGCCTCTTCTCTGCCTGAAACATTCTTTGAGTCTGATGTGTTTCTGCTCCGAGAAACGAGTCTTCGGCCAAACTGACATCAcagacacaagaagaagaagtgttgttgttttattcttcctcttctcccccctctcctcacccatcctcccccttctctctttcctttccctttcctctcctttcatgccttttcttctcctctctggctCCCAGGCatcagggaggggggaggaaggggggagacTCTTTTCCatatgaaaaagaagaaaaactattAGGCAAATTAAAGTATTTAAAGCAACAGATTCAAACTAAGAAGTTTATTCACACTGACGCCTGGGAACGAACGAGAGacactgactctctctctctctctctctctctctctctctctctctctctctctctctctttctgtctccatctataaaaaagtaaagttttatgttttcaatGTGAATCAAGCAAAAGAAACAGAGCTGGAAATTAAACATGTCTCCTTTAAGCAAACTTGTCTTTTAGTTCAATAAAGTTTTGGTTGAACCATGATGAAGGTCAGTCTTCAGGTTGGTGCTTTAATCCAACATTATTTAACTTCAGGTGGTGCAGGTGTGTTTatctgcagccaatcagagcagccGATTGGTTCACCTGGAGTATAAAGGACGGAGGGCTGTGACAGGTTTATCTAGAcacttttaatttgttaaatttCAGTCACTGGTTCTACGTTGAGGAAGAGAGCCGCCATTTTGGttccaccctccctctcctgtttgtgaatgttttagCTTCAGTTTTTGCTCCTGAAGTTAAATTATGATTAAAAGTTTGATCCTGAACAAAATGGCTCCTCGTCTAGTTTCATGTTTGTCCTTCGACTGAGTCTTAACACtgaacttttacatttttaaaaactgactatttaagtttattttgtgttttttattcaacttaaatttttgtttttaagataaAACAACTCAAAAAGATCCACAGAGAGTTTCTAGAATCAATTGAAAGtattaaaataattcaattcaattcatggaaatgaaaaaaaagattttctatCAATCactttattgattaattgactaatgcTTTCAGCTGATTGTATTCACTACTTGTCTGTAAGTGGTAGGCTGGAGCAGTTTGTCTGAGGTTCATCAAGTGGCACAGGGCAGGACAGGAAGCCCGGTGATGTcgacttcaaaataaaagcttggtAAAATACGGAAGAAATGttgggagagaaaacaaatgaaaaacgaggacatttttattctgtttaataGGATTTGATGTGTCTATGTCttttgtgacaatgtgattctttaattattattatcattattattactattattcatttattattttatttatctcctcactctgtcctgttttttctgtctgtgttgtttgtaaagtcctgttttaaataaaattgagtTTCAACTGAAATCaacatataaaaatgattataaataaGACAGCAATGAGTccattgattattgattaactTCCGGTGCTCGCAGTGGTGAAGAAATCCTtcacaaatgaacattttagGGTTTTTCTCTGCCGTTTAATGAAACACAGATGATTCTATGACTTCTGTTATTTTCATATGAtccttgtttttatgttattaaaaAGATTATTTGACTAAAATGGAGAAAATTTCCTGAGTTTGTTGAGTCTTTactttttctgtaaatgtaatgtttctgctgtttggtTTATTATTAGAATCATAATCATTTAATATGAGCTTTAgttaatttttaatgttttttatctgGTTTCTCTTGTTGTCTGTAAAAAGAGACACGAcaaaagaaactttatttgtctatattttatttttgttgtaatgGTAAAAGTTCTgtgacagaacagaaacaaaataaaacttaaatggaagaaataaaaagaggcTCCTGGAGAAGGAAGCTGATAAATCTgagctgatttttttcttcatattgtTTAAAACCACTGAGCTGACAGCTGCAGTAAATCAACAGTGTTTTCTTATGGTGTTTAAGTAAAACATGATTATTTTATCTAtcagagaacaacagaggatCTGTGTTCGGACCTGAGTAAACTGCCTCTTTGTTTGTTGCTCTGAATGGAGAGATGAATGTGTCCAGTGTCGATGTGAGAGCAGCTCACACTGAGGatcattgtgtgttttcacagcctTTTGTTCTGAAAACTTCCTGATCTTTAGTTTAGTGATGCGAAACAGTGGTGGGCAATCGTCGGCCCAGATCTGGGGGAATCACGGCCTCCtcactttaatatttcattgtgtTCAGAAAAAGATCAGATCAACACGTTGATCTCTTATTCCCTGAAACACGAAACATTCAGATCATTAATGTGATTCTTTCAGCAAATAAAAGTATGCTTTTACTCTGAAGGCTCATGCTTTTACTCTGAAGGCGCATGCTTTTATTCTGGAGGCTgagtttcctgctgctgaactTTGTCCCCCTGCAGGTCCCTGcctcggtgtgtgtgtctgtgcgtgtgtgagagtgtgcgtGGAGGACGGGACGGAGCGAAGGGACGAAGCCGCTGCTCGCCGACAGACAGCCGCTGAGCACCGGGGAGCTCCGGAGAGAGAGCCGGGGGGACAGAACCGGAGCCGCTGGAGCGTGTGGAGGGAGAAGACCCGGTTCTCCTGTGATCCGGATCAGTCCACCGGCCGGAGGAGAGTTTCA is a window of Seriola aureovittata isolate HTS-2021-v1 ecotype China chromosome 14, ASM2101889v1, whole genome shotgun sequence DNA encoding:
- the LOC130181860 gene encoding uncharacterized protein LOC130181860; amino-acid sequence: MTESPDSSVLQRTHSGTGTGPAVVKVESGVTSVSGTSDLTPSQIAELHFLRSRVRELEREKAELSAENQRLKNMLVHEIPGLLSTMWQTLGQVNSHHSVSTATGGSDSFALYHPHTATNQDGDFSPQVQVQQLQDELSRDLSECWGPLGAEDDEVPGGADLGFGSHMGEVAPLCSQTDMEELRRGCSESQCTAGDVTGQVSQVEVYPGSGVLCDVRSWQAANQAQSPTAMARMLLLGVFDMDTLMNSNLRGGRSRRPAFHPQRSALDPHRINAIFNAILARFPLAKKGVIGSGINSKLSEIRFRSRRANRDPRFL